The DNA segment GGCCGACGCTGCCGCGCGGATCGGTCTGGCCATCGACCCCAACTTCCGGAATGCCGACGGACGCCACGGCCAGGGTTTCATCGGTGTGGCTGTGACTTACGCGCAGGTGGCCAGCAAACCGATGCTGCATCGCGCGAAGACCGAGGCCGCACGGACCCTGGTTATTCTGGACGAAATTCACCACGGCGGCGACGCCCTGTCCTGGGGCGACGGTATCCGGGAAGCATTTGAGCCCGCGACCCGGCGGCTGGCGCTGACCGGTACCCCGTTCCGTTCAGACACCGCCGCCATCCCGTTTGTGGAGTACGCAGCGGACGACGACGGCATCCGGCGTTCGAAGTCCGACTACACCTACGGGTATGGAGAAGCGCTCCGGGACCATGTGGTGCGTCCGGTCATCTTCATGGCCTACTCGGGGCAGATGCGCTGGCGCACCAGCGCCGGTGAGGAGATGGCAGCCTCACTCGGTGAGGCAGCCGTCACCAAGGACATCACCGCGCATGCCTGGCGGACCGCGCTGAACCCGACCGGCGAGTGGATCCCGGCGGTCCTCGCCGCTGCCGACAAACGACTTTCCGAGGTGCGGCGCACAGTGGCCGACGCCGGCGGAATGGTCATCGCCACCGATCACGACGACGCCCGCGCCTACGCTGGTCTCCTGAAGCGAATCACCGGTGAGTCCCCGATTGTGATTCTCTCGGATGACGCGAAGGCCTCCGAGAAGATCGAGGAATACTCGGCGGGCGAGCAACGCTGGATGGTGGCCGTCCGCATGGTGTCCGAAGGCGTGGACGTGCCACGGCTCGCCGTCGGCGTCTACGCGACGTCCACGGCGACGCCCCTGTTCTTCGCCCAGGCGGTCGGCCGCTTTGTGCGTGCGCGACGCCGGGGGGAGACCGCATCGGTCTTC comes from the Arthrobacter sp. CAN_C5 genome and includes:
- a CDS encoding DEAD/DEAH box helicase, encoding MLFGVAPAAGASLPPAYPERAAWGTAPKLRQWQEQALAKYFSTGPQDFLAVATPGAGKTTFALRVATELVERGTINRITIVAPTDHLKRQWADAAARIGLAIDPNFRNADGRHGQGFIGVAVTYAQVASKPMLHRAKTEAARTLVILDEIHHGGDALSWGDGIREAFEPATRRLALTGTPFRSDTAAIPFVEYAADDDGIRRSKSDYTYGYGEALRDHVVRPVIFMAYSGQMRWRTSAGEEMAASLGEAAVTKDITAHAWRTALNPTGEWIPAVLAAADKRLSEVRRTVADAGGMVIATDHDDARAYAGLLKRITGESPIVILSDDAKASEKIEEYSAGEQRWMVAVRMVSEGVDVPRLAVGVYATSTATPLFFAQAVGRFVRARRRGETASVFLPSVPNLMILANQLELERDHALDRPKTDEDGFAPEEALMEEANRSEKASDELTKQKFEALESQASFDRVLFDGGEFGTGGEMGSEDEQDFLGIPGLLDADQVGVLLRQRQQEQQTRRGRKGGAVAPAPEPLVVDHRMLTELRGELAKNVSAWSARSGMPHGVVHTELRKACGGPAVAQANEDQLQRRLKKLQDWFIGRK